The Geothrix sp. genome has a window encoding:
- a CDS encoding SMC family ATPase, with the protein MKPLKLTLEAFGPYAGRQELDFADLKDQSFFLIHGPTGAGKTSLLDGISYALYGETSGGLRETRDLRSHFAAADIPTQVVFDFALGDRRYRVERSPEQQVPRQRGEGTKKQPYAANLWELQGEAEVPLATEKPTAVDAKVADLLGFKASQFRQVVLLPQGRFQEFMLAGSAERQAILQTLFQTIRYARISEALADEERVLKEALRTAHAETRQLLAQAGVAAAQDLPGLLQATATRLEALGLEQVEASGLLERADTALNEGSRAAERLAEREAARAEITRLQGLSRIMDARRTELERARRCEAVTPAAVRLEESLARIQELEQEEARLAALADERAQDLARAEAVLTDAEQHEVRREELRRTIQRLRDLEPKLEALEQARQEAREAALERSRLEDLAGWQKRRVETSKQELSQQRLLLQETRTEASQLAGREGLLVLVRQRRSQREDLDRAIEAVDRAATALEAAQETLLATQQAVQAARERHRGLQEQRLAAQAARLARDLHPGQPCPVCGSEAHPHPALPSADLPDDQEMRQSQEQQEDAETAQARAQDAAASRRAALDTARARRQDLAERLGEHVGISLEDLSIFETRHREDLDRSRSAEAGLARAEQRLAEAEAARNLSEAQLSETNQRLSDLMVQEAGAKARMQLLEDALLQELRVPGALSTRRREAEEALAESEARLKAARAAREPAQAAAMQAQAELKAHGGRLEAARTDSWNANGAFEDALAAAHFHGRTDFDLARRSAGEMESLAASLETHAAETAAARDRSARAEALAEGLEAPDLPALQTARDSAQARFSATGEALGRAQSEQAALQRLETALTRLEAKREAEERRHRAAASLARVARGEEGDRVSFERFVQGAILDEVLISASERLRRMSKQRYALRRATVSTDLRKAGGLQLEITDSHTGRARAVSSLSGGEGFQASLALALGLSDVVQRHAGGIRLDTVFIDEGFGSLDSEALDLALRTLEDLNQGGRLVGLISHLEEVKARIPARLEVTPGPGGSHARFRIE; encoded by the coding sequence GTGAAGCCCCTCAAGCTCACCCTGGAGGCCTTCGGCCCCTATGCGGGACGGCAGGAACTCGATTTCGCGGATCTGAAGGATCAGAGCTTCTTCCTCATCCACGGGCCCACCGGCGCCGGCAAGACCAGCCTCCTGGACGGCATCAGCTACGCCCTTTACGGCGAGACCAGCGGGGGCCTGCGCGAGACCCGCGACCTCCGCAGCCACTTCGCCGCCGCCGACATCCCCACGCAGGTGGTCTTCGACTTCGCCCTGGGCGACCGGCGGTACCGGGTGGAGCGGTCGCCAGAGCAGCAGGTGCCCCGGCAGCGCGGCGAGGGCACCAAGAAACAGCCCTATGCCGCGAACCTGTGGGAGCTGCAGGGCGAGGCCGAAGTCCCGCTCGCCACGGAGAAGCCCACGGCGGTGGATGCGAAAGTGGCCGACCTGCTGGGCTTCAAGGCCAGCCAGTTCCGGCAGGTGGTCCTGCTGCCCCAGGGCCGCTTCCAGGAGTTCATGCTCGCCGGGTCCGCCGAGCGCCAGGCGATCCTCCAGACCCTCTTCCAGACCATCCGCTACGCCCGCATCAGCGAGGCCCTGGCCGACGAGGAGAGGGTCCTCAAGGAAGCCCTGCGCACGGCCCACGCGGAAACCCGTCAGCTCCTCGCGCAGGCCGGCGTGGCCGCCGCCCAGGATCTCCCGGGCCTGCTCCAGGCCACCGCGACCCGGCTGGAAGCCCTGGGCCTCGAGCAGGTGGAAGCCAGCGGCCTCCTTGAGCGGGCCGACACAGCCCTGAACGAAGGCTCCCGCGCCGCCGAGCGGCTGGCGGAGCGCGAGGCCGCCCGGGCTGAAATCACGCGCCTCCAGGGCCTCTCCCGCATCATGGACGCCCGCCGCACGGAGCTGGAGCGGGCCCGCCGCTGCGAAGCCGTCACGCCCGCGGCGGTCCGTCTGGAGGAGAGCCTCGCCCGCATCCAGGAACTCGAGCAGGAAGAGGCGCGCCTCGCGGCTCTCGCCGACGAGCGGGCCCAGGATCTGGCCCGCGCGGAAGCCGTCCTGACGGACGCCGAGCAGCACGAGGTGCGCCGCGAAGAGCTGCGCCGGACCATCCAGCGGCTGAGGGACCTCGAGCCCAAGCTGGAGGCCCTGGAGCAGGCGCGGCAGGAGGCCCGGGAAGCGGCCCTGGAGCGGAGCCGACTGGAGGACTTGGCGGGCTGGCAGAAGCGTCGGGTCGAGACTTCCAAGCAGGAACTCTCCCAGCAGCGGCTCCTCCTGCAGGAGACGCGCACCGAGGCTTCCCAGCTGGCGGGTCGCGAGGGACTGCTGGTGCTGGTCCGCCAGCGACGCTCCCAGCGGGAGGATCTGGACCGGGCCATCGAAGCGGTGGATCGCGCCGCCACAGCCCTGGAAGCGGCCCAGGAAACCCTGCTGGCCACCCAACAGGCCGTCCAGGCTGCCCGGGAGCGCCACCGGGGCCTGCAGGAGCAGCGGCTGGCCGCCCAGGCCGCCCGGCTGGCCCGCGACCTCCATCCCGGCCAGCCCTGTCCCGTCTGCGGCAGCGAAGCCCACCCCCACCCGGCCCTGCCTTCGGCGGACCTCCCAGACGACCAGGAGATGCGTCAGTCGCAGGAACAGCAGGAGGATGCGGAGACCGCCCAGGCCCGCGCCCAGGATGCTGCCGCCTCCCGCCGGGCCGCCCTGGACACGGCCCGGGCCCGGCGCCAGGACCTGGCCGAGCGACTGGGCGAGCATGTGGGCATCAGCCTGGAGGACCTGTCCATCTTCGAAACGCGGCACCGGGAGGACCTGGACCGCAGCCGCTCCGCCGAGGCGGGCCTGGCCCGGGCGGAGCAGCGGCTGGCCGAGGCCGAGGCCGCGCGGAACCTGTCGGAGGCCCAGCTTTCCGAGACGAACCAGCGGCTCTCCGATCTGATGGTCCAGGAGGCCGGGGCCAAGGCCCGGATGCAGCTTCTCGAGGATGCCCTGCTCCAGGAACTGCGCGTGCCGGGCGCCCTCTCCACGCGGCGGCGCGAGGCCGAGGAGGCCCTGGCCGAATCCGAGGCCCGCCTCAAGGCCGCGCGCGCCGCCCGGGAACCGGCCCAGGCTGCGGCCATGCAGGCCCAGGCTGAGCTGAAGGCCCACGGCGGGCGCCTGGAGGCGGCGCGGACCGATTCCTGGAATGCCAACGGCGCCTTTGAAGACGCCCTGGCCGCCGCCCACTTCCACGGCCGGACGGATTTCGACCTGGCCCGGCGCAGTGCCGGGGAGATGGAATCCCTGGCGGCCTCCCTCGAGACCCATGCCGCGGAAACCGCCGCCGCGAGGGACCGCTCTGCCCGCGCCGAGGCCCTGGCCGAGGGACTGGAGGCCCCGGATCTGCCCGCCCTCCAGACGGCCCGGGACAGCGCCCAGGCCCGGTTCTCCGCCACGGGCGAGGCCCTGGGCCGCGCCCAGTCCGAACAGGCCGCCCTGCAGCGGCTGGAGACGGCCCTCACCCGCCTGGAGGCCAAACGCGAGGCGGAGGAGCGCCGCCACCGCGCCGCGGCCAGTCTGGCCCGCGTGGCCCGCGGCGAGGAGGGCGACCGCGTCTCCTTCGAGCGCTTCGTCCAGGGCGCCATCCTCGACGAAGTGCTCATCTCGGCCTCGGAGCGCCTGCGCCGCATGAGCAAGCAGCGCTACGCCCTGCGCCGGGCCACGGTCAGCACGGACCTGCGGAAGGCCGGCGGCCTTCAGCTGGAGATCACCGACAGCCACACGGGCCGTGCCCGGGCCGTGAGCTCCCTTTCGGGCGGTGAGGGCTTCCAGGCCAGCTTGGCGCTGGCGCTGGGTCTATCGGATGTCGTGCAGCGCCATGCGGGCGGCATCCGCCTCGACACGGTGTTCATCGACGAGGGCTTCGGCAGCCTGGACTCCGAGGCCCTGGATCTGGCCCTCCGCACCCTCGAGGACCTGAACCAGGGCGGCCGCCTGGTGGGCCTCATCAGCCACCTGGAGGAAGTGAAGGCCCGCATCCCCGCCCGCCTGGAGGTCACGCCCGGCCCCGGTGGGAGCCACGCCCGCTTCCGGATCGAGTAG
- a CDS encoding prolyl oligopeptidase family serine peptidase, which yields MLRPLAPFLSLALVAQPAPYQKAPKAIQAVLDAPGTPTLLASPTGDRFLLAEVARHPPIKDLAQPMVRLAGLRLNPRTRGPHNPTRLKALAIQDLKGGPARPIALPPGILLGQPRWSPDGARFVLLGTTADATELWVGEAGTGKLHRVEGLKLNATLGDPLDWMPDGSLLCKAVPAGQGPVPRAPEVPVGPRIQENEGKAAPAPTYQDLLQNAHDETLFEFLGQSQLVRVNLTSGTATPLGKPGLYANVQPAPGGQWILVARLRRPFSFLVPASQFPVREEVWDRSGALVHTAADLPLAEGIPLEGVRTGPRRLHWRPTEPATLAWVEALDGGDPKRKADFRDRLLLQAAPFQAAPTEWLRLKARLSGLDWGEGGHLAVVREYERDRRWTRTWLLDPSKPAEARLAFDLSSNDKYRDPGAFAQRLLTNGHMALRQQGSALLLTGSGATAAGDRPFLDRFDSTTLKAERLFHCSEGVFESPAALLPDGRFITRRESPAEAPNYVLHGAGARALTAFADPLPDLRKIQKKLVKYTRPDGVALSFTMYLPPDYKAGERRPAVIWAYPMEFTDAATAGQVSGSTDRFTTLGGMSHLFFLLSGYVVLDNTTMPVVGDPQTVNDTYLDQVVASAKAAIDKADELGVIDPKRVGVGGHSYGAFMTANLLAHSTLFKAGIARSGAYNRTLTPFGFQSERRTLWEAPEMYLKVSPFMAANKFNAPILLIHGEADNNSGTFPMQSERLYAALKGNGQTVRYVTLPLESHGYIARESIEHTLWEMLRWFDRHLKGESGS from the coding sequence ATGTTGCGACCCCTCGCGCCTTTCCTGAGCCTCGCCCTGGTTGCCCAACCGGCGCCCTACCAGAAAGCGCCCAAGGCCATCCAGGCTGTCCTCGATGCCCCCGGGACGCCCACCCTCCTCGCGAGCCCGACGGGGGACCGCTTCCTCCTGGCCGAGGTCGCCCGCCATCCCCCCATCAAGGATCTCGCCCAGCCCATGGTCCGGCTGGCTGGCCTGCGCCTGAATCCGCGAACCCGGGGTCCCCACAACCCGACGCGGCTGAAAGCCCTGGCCATCCAGGATCTGAAGGGCGGGCCCGCCCGGCCCATCGCCCTGCCCCCGGGCATCCTGCTGGGCCAGCCCCGCTGGTCGCCGGACGGCGCCCGCTTCGTGCTGCTCGGGACCACGGCGGACGCCACGGAGCTGTGGGTGGGCGAGGCTGGCACCGGCAAGCTCCACCGGGTCGAGGGCCTGAAGCTGAATGCCACCCTGGGCGATCCCCTGGATTGGATGCCGGACGGCAGCCTGCTCTGCAAGGCCGTGCCCGCCGGCCAGGGTCCCGTCCCCCGGGCGCCCGAGGTGCCGGTGGGGCCCCGCATCCAGGAGAACGAGGGCAAGGCCGCCCCCGCCCCCACCTACCAGGATCTGCTCCAGAACGCCCACGACGAGACCCTCTTCGAGTTCCTGGGCCAGTCCCAGCTGGTGCGCGTGAACCTGACCAGCGGCACCGCCACGCCCCTTGGCAAGCCCGGCCTCTACGCCAATGTGCAGCCCGCGCCGGGTGGCCAATGGATCCTCGTGGCGCGGCTCCGACGGCCCTTCTCCTTCCTGGTGCCGGCCTCGCAGTTCCCGGTGCGCGAGGAGGTCTGGGATCGCAGCGGCGCGCTCGTCCACACGGCCGCCGACCTGCCGCTGGCCGAGGGCATTCCCCTCGAAGGTGTGCGCACGGGCCCCCGCCGCCTCCACTGGCGGCCCACGGAACCCGCCACGCTGGCCTGGGTCGAGGCCTTGGACGGCGGTGATCCCAAGCGCAAGGCCGACTTCCGTGACCGCCTCCTTCTGCAGGCCGCGCCCTTCCAGGCCGCGCCCACGGAGTGGCTCCGCCTCAAGGCCCGGCTGAGCGGTCTGGACTGGGGCGAAGGCGGCCACCTGGCCGTGGTGCGGGAATACGAGCGCGACCGCCGTTGGACCCGGACCTGGCTGCTGGATCCATCCAAGCCCGCCGAGGCGCGCCTGGCCTTCGACCTCAGCAGCAACGACAAATACCGCGACCCCGGGGCCTTCGCCCAGCGCCTGCTGACCAACGGGCACATGGCCCTGCGGCAGCAGGGCAGTGCCCTGCTCCTCACCGGATCCGGCGCCACGGCTGCCGGCGACCGCCCCTTCCTGGACCGCTTCGACTCCACGACGCTGAAGGCCGAACGGCTCTTCCACTGCAGCGAAGGCGTCTTCGAGTCCCCTGCGGCCCTGCTGCCGGACGGCCGCTTCATCACCCGTCGCGAGAGCCCCGCGGAAGCACCGAATTATGTCCTTCACGGAGCCGGGGCGAGGGCCCTGACCGCCTTCGCGGATCCCTTGCCCGACCTTCGGAAAATCCAGAAGAAGCTCGTGAAGTACACGCGGCCCGACGGCGTGGCCCTCAGCTTCACGATGTACCTGCCGCCCGACTACAAGGCCGGCGAGCGCCGCCCCGCCGTGATCTGGGCCTATCCGATGGAGTTCACCGACGCCGCCACCGCGGGCCAGGTGAGCGGTTCCACCGACCGCTTCACAACCCTCGGCGGCATGTCCCACCTCTTCTTCCTGCTGTCGGGCTATGTGGTGCTGGACAACACGACCATGCCCGTCGTGGGCGATCCGCAGACCGTGAACGACACCTACCTCGACCAGGTGGTCGCCAGCGCCAAGGCCGCCATCGACAAGGCGGACGAGCTGGGCGTCATCGATCCCAAGCGCGTGGGCGTGGGTGGCCACAGCTACGGCGCCTTCATGACCGCCAACCTGCTCGCGCACTCGACCCTCTTCAAGGCGGGCATCGCCCGCAGCGGCGCCTACAACCGCACGCTCACCCCCTTCGGATTCCAGAGCGAGCGCCGCACCCTGTGGGAAGCGCCAGAGATGTACCTGAAGGTGTCGCCCTTCATGGCGGCCAACAAGTTCAACGCGCCGATCCTGCTCATCCATGGCGAGGCCGACAACAACTCCGGCACCTTCCCCATGCAGAGCGAGCGGCTCTACGCGGCCCTGAAGGGCAACGGACAGACCGTCCGCTATGTCACCTTGCCCCTCGAGAGCCACGGCTACATCGCCCGCGAATCCATCGAGCACACCCTGTGGGAAATGCTCCGCTGGTTCGATCGCCACCTGAAGGGCGAGTCCGGCTCCTGA
- a CDS encoding bacteriohemerythrin produces MAYMEWRPTLEVGHAKIDSEHRSLVEALNRLHAAMKQGKGKDEIEKTLLFLKDYTVEHFKGEERMMIAHRYPGTNTHCAIHADLVKEVGDLIANYQAGKVVLTSSVLSFLEDWLVKHIQGEDMALGAFLKEKGAVA; encoded by the coding sequence ATGGCCTACATGGAATGGCGTCCCACCCTGGAAGTCGGTCACGCCAAGATCGATTCGGAGCACCGCTCCCTCGTGGAAGCCCTGAACCGCCTGCACGCCGCGATGAAGCAGGGCAAGGGCAAGGATGAGATCGAGAAGACCCTGCTCTTCCTGAAGGACTACACCGTGGAGCACTTCAAGGGCGAAGAGCGCATGATGATCGCCCACCGCTATCCCGGCACCAACACCCACTGCGCCATCCACGCCGATCTCGTGAAGGAGGTCGGTGACCTGATCGCGAACTACCAGGCCGGCAAGGTGGTCCTCACCTCGTCCGTCCTGAGCTTCCTCGAGGACTGGCTGGTCAAGCACATCCAGGGCGAGGACATGGCCCTGGGCGCCTTCCTCAAGGAGAAGGGCGCCGTCGCCTAG
- the ggt gene encoding gamma-glutamyltransferase, which yields MRIRPIFSLLLALAVSAQAPVGRPGGVVVSQERLASEAGAQVLREGGTAVDAAVATAFALAVVHPAAGNLGGGGFLLSRSAGGQSSFVDFRETAPAAAHPRMWQKEGVYDEARHHQSLAAVGIPGTVAGLREAWKREGRLPWARLLRPAIRLAQEGFVLTENQAASLAEQLPAFRVHAPTLAQFSRKGEPYRAGDRLVQRDLARTLARLSKDWTEFYRGRTAALIVRDMKAGGGLITASDLRTYRPVLREPLRGTYRGLELLAAPPPSSGGQVLIETLNMLEGYDLKALGAGSPAAIHLAAEALRRAFADRAQYLGDPAFNPELPLARLLSKAHAAELRTTISRERASASAPDRFTWPKDRPDTTHLSVVDRQGNAVSLTYTLEDSYGLKRIVPGAGFLLNNELGDFNAVPGLTDATGRIGTAPNLAQPGKRPLSSMCPVILVQAGAVFMVSGSPGGRTIPSTVLNTVLQVVDFGLDARAAVDAPRFHHQWLPDRLQVEADLPVAAKEALKARGHVLKEVARQGCAQVILVQDGVPRGAADAKRWSDSGVATE from the coding sequence GTGCGCATTCGTCCGATCTTCTCCCTGCTCCTCGCGCTGGCGGTTTCGGCCCAGGCCCCCGTCGGCAGGCCGGGGGGCGTGGTGGTGAGCCAGGAGCGGCTGGCCTCGGAGGCCGGGGCCCAGGTGCTTCGGGAGGGGGGCACTGCGGTGGATGCGGCCGTGGCCACGGCCTTCGCCCTGGCGGTGGTGCATCCCGCGGCAGGCAACCTGGGCGGTGGGGGCTTCCTGCTGTCGAGGTCGGCCGGAGGCCAGTCCTCCTTCGTCGATTTCCGGGAGACGGCCCCGGCCGCGGCCCATCCCCGCATGTGGCAGAAGGAGGGCGTCTACGACGAGGCCCGGCACCACCAGAGCCTGGCGGCCGTGGGCATTCCCGGCACCGTGGCGGGCCTGCGCGAGGCCTGGAAGCGGGAAGGCCGCCTGCCCTGGGCGCGCCTCCTGCGGCCCGCCATCCGCCTGGCCCAGGAAGGTTTCGTGCTGACCGAGAACCAGGCTGCCAGCCTGGCGGAGCAGCTGCCCGCCTTCCGCGTCCATGCACCCACCCTGGCCCAGTTCAGCCGGAAGGGCGAGCCGTACCGGGCCGGGGACCGGCTGGTGCAGCGGGACCTCGCCCGCACCCTGGCCCGCTTGTCGAAGGACTGGACGGAGTTCTACCGGGGCCGTACCGCCGCGCTCATCGTGCGCGACATGAAGGCGGGGGGCGGCCTGATCACGGCCTCGGACCTGCGGACCTACCGGCCCGTACTGCGCGAGCCCCTGCGGGGGACCTACCGTGGCCTCGAGCTGCTCGCCGCGCCGCCGCCCAGCTCCGGCGGCCAGGTGCTGATCGAGACCTTGAACATGCTCGAGGGCTACGACCTGAAGGCCCTGGGCGCCGGGTCTCCCGCGGCCATCCATCTGGCCGCCGAGGCGCTGCGCCGCGCCTTCGCCGATCGGGCCCAGTACCTCGGCGATCCGGCCTTCAATCCGGAGCTCCCGCTGGCCCGGCTGCTCTCCAAGGCCCATGCCGCGGAGCTGCGGACGACCATCTCGCGGGAGCGTGCGTCGGCCTCGGCGCCGGACCGCTTCACCTGGCCGAAGGACCGCCCCGACACCACGCACCTTTCCGTGGTCGACCGCCAGGGCAATGCCGTGAGCCTCACCTACACCCTGGAGGACAGCTACGGCCTCAAGCGCATCGTGCCGGGCGCGGGCTTCCTGTTGAACAACGAGCTGGGTGATTTCAATGCCGTTCCGGGCCTGACGGACGCCACGGGCCGCATCGGCACGGCGCCCAATCTCGCCCAGCCCGGGAAACGGCCCCTGTCCAGCATGTGCCCCGTGATCCTCGTGCAGGCTGGCGCGGTGTTCATGGTGAGCGGCAGTCCCGGGGGGCGCACCATTCCCAGCACGGTGCTGAACACGGTGCTCCAGGTCGTGGATTTCGGCCTGGACGCCCGCGCCGCGGTGGACGCGCCGCGCTTCCACCACCAGTGGCTGCCGGATCGCCTCCAGGTGGAGGCGGACCTGCCGGTGGCCGCCAAGGAGGCTCTGAAGGCGAGAGGACATGTCCTCAAGGAGGTGGCGCGGCAGGGCTGCGCCCAGGTGATCCTCGTGCAGGACGGGGTCCCCCGGGGCGCGGCGGATGCGAAGCGCTGGTCCGACAGCGGCGTGGCGACCGAGTAG
- a CDS encoding hemolysin III family protein yields MSRMASIHGSTPQTPGEELANSLTHGLGVALSIAALVVMVVFAAIRGTARDVVGVSIFGSTLILLYLMSTLYHAFRGPKVKLVFKVFDHSAIFTLIAGTYTPFCLSVLRGAWGWTLFGLIWGLAVLGITFKSIFYRRLARVAFLPPPVDHLHALPGSPDLNSAFVKRMGWISTVIYLLMGWLIVIAAAPLARALPTHGLYWLFGGGFFYSAGAAIYSMEKLPFHHALWHLFVVAGSACHVFGVMFHVIPKA; encoded by the coding sequence ATGTCCCGCATGGCTTCCATCCACGGATCGACCCCCCAGACACCCGGAGAGGAGCTGGCCAACAGCCTCACGCACGGACTTGGCGTGGCCCTGTCCATCGCGGCGCTGGTGGTGATGGTGGTCTTCGCCGCGATCCGGGGCACGGCCAGGGATGTGGTGGGCGTGTCGATCTTCGGATCCACGCTGATCCTGCTCTACCTCATGTCCACGCTGTATCACGCCTTCCGGGGCCCCAAAGTGAAGCTGGTCTTCAAGGTCTTCGACCACTCGGCCATCTTCACCCTCATCGCCGGGACCTACACGCCCTTCTGCCTCTCGGTGCTCCGTGGGGCCTGGGGCTGGACCCTGTTCGGCCTGATCTGGGGGCTGGCCGTGCTCGGCATCACCTTCAAGAGCATCTTCTACCGCCGGCTCGCCCGCGTGGCCTTCCTCCCTCCGCCGGTGGACCACCTGCATGCCCTGCCCGGAAGCCCGGACCTCAACTCCGCGTTCGTGAAGCGCATGGGCTGGATCTCCACGGTCATCTACCTGTTGATGGGCTGGCTCATCGTCATCGCCGCCGCGCCCCTGGCGCGGGCCCTGCCCACCCACGGCCTCTACTGGCTCTTCGGCGGGGGCTTCTTCTACAGCGCCGGCGCCGCCATCTACAGCATGGAGAAGCTGCCCTTCCATCACGCCCTCTGGCACCTCTTCGTCGTGGCCGGCAGCGCCTGCCATGTCTTCGGGGTGATGTTCCATGTGATCCCCAAGGCCTGA
- a CDS encoding class I SAM-dependent methyltransferase, which produces MDSGSRDAYGHLSYRGLIAWPERLKREEPLFRRVLEAAPSRRVLDLGCGTGEHARFLASLGFEPTGVDASPSQVEAARLADPEGRYVQGSLTALSGLVEPGFGAALCVGNTLPHLTDADDLRRCFSGLASRLLPGGRFLLQILNYDRILDRGERTFPVMVRPGEAGAETVFLRLMTPRPDGRITFTPATLRWRPGTESPLELVSAEEIQLRGWRRAEVEALLRESGFEVREVLGTMTGEPWSPASPDLVLLAHL; this is translated from the coding sequence ATGGACTCCGGTTCCCGCGATGCCTATGGGCACCTCTCGTACCGCGGCCTCATCGCCTGGCCCGAGCGCCTGAAGCGCGAGGAGCCGCTCTTCCGGCGGGTGCTGGAAGCGGCGCCCTCGCGGCGGGTGCTGGATCTGGGCTGCGGGACCGGCGAGCACGCCCGCTTCCTGGCTTCCCTCGGGTTCGAGCCCACGGGCGTGGACGCCTCCCCCTCCCAGGTGGAAGCCGCGCGGTTGGCCGATCCCGAGGGCCGCTATGTGCAGGGCAGCCTCACGGCGCTGTCGGGCCTGGTGGAACCCGGCTTCGGCGCCGCGCTCTGCGTGGGCAACACCCTGCCGCACCTCACGGACGCCGACGATCTGCGCCGCTGCTTCTCCGGCCTCGCCAGCCGCCTCCTCCCGGGCGGCCGCTTCCTCCTCCAGATCCTGAACTACGACCGCATCCTGGATCGCGGCGAGCGCACCTTTCCCGTGATGGTGCGGCCCGGCGAGGCGGGTGCCGAGACGGTCTTCCTGCGCCTGATGACGCCCCGGCCCGACGGGCGGATCACCTTCACCCCCGCGACCCTGCGCTGGCGGCCGGGCACGGAATCGCCCCTGGAGCTGGTGTCCGCCGAGGAGATCCAGCTGCGCGGCTGGCGCCGCGCCGAAGTGGAGGCCCTGCTGCGCGAGTCGGGATTCGAGGTGCGGGAAGTCCTGGGCACCATGACGGGAGAGCCCTGGAGCCCGGCCTCGCCGGACCTGGTGCTGCTGGCCCACCTTTGA
- the tsaA gene encoding tRNA (N6-threonylcarbamoyladenosine(37)-N6)-methyltransferase TrmO, which translates to MDVPAFTYRPLGFVRSPYAKRIDAPHQPTVVAGTETGAPAEATLELDPALPETVLRDLEGFERIWLIFAFHLSEGWAPLVQPPRGPKAKRGVLATRSPHRPNPIGLSCVELVGIEGRTLRLRGVDLLDGTPVLDLKPYVPYADAFPGARAGWIDAVDEATGQHSAPGPKRPRRA; encoded by the coding sequence ATGGATGTCCCCGCCTTCACCTACCGTCCCCTCGGGTTCGTGCGCTCGCCCTACGCGAAGCGCATCGATGCCCCGCATCAGCCCACGGTCGTGGCGGGCACGGAAACGGGTGCTCCCGCGGAGGCCACGCTGGAGCTGGACCCGGCGCTGCCCGAGACCGTGCTGCGCGATCTGGAGGGCTTCGAGCGCATCTGGCTCATCTTCGCCTTTCATCTGAGCGAGGGCTGGGCACCGCTGGTGCAGCCCCCCCGGGGGCCGAAGGCGAAGCGCGGCGTGCTGGCCACGCGATCGCCCCACCGGCCCAACCCCATCGGCCTCTCCTGCGTGGAGCTCGTGGGCATCGAAGGACGCACCCTCCGCCTGCGGGGCGTGGACCTGCTGGACGGCACGCCGGTGCTGGACCTGAAGCCCTATGTGCCCTACGCCGACGCCTTCCCCGGGGCCCGTGCCGGCTGGATCGATGCGGTGGATGAGGCCACGGGCCAGCACTCGGCGCCGGGTCCGAAGCGGCCGCGGCGCGCTTGA
- a CDS encoding Ig-like domain-containing protein, with translation MTLKWTSILPLVAGLLLQSCGGGGGGGSTSGGAGATPGDTTRPVVVSTNPSNFGTGVPVNAVITATFSEALDASTPASAFTLAQGSAPVAGTVAFTGGNATFTPSARLGNSLTYTATLSTSVRDLAGNALASPFSWSFITSDCNAITLAKQLNLGAVVGGVGFKALATDGTSIYLWTQADFTATVGTVFKIDPVSGQILSTTNVPLVPMSPTSTPNGIQFVADITWHSGALWATGTYIGPGGTFPQAVFRINLATGLAENPIPVSAGLTGEVTILQGLASDGTNLYVAMDREQQTTVPPHLIVKFNPATSSKIPLSPALVTTTGQATRLDYGGGALWVFNNPNFQKNDPGSGAILASYCKTDGGANILYLNGSIWSIKDTVLMAYTLP, from the coding sequence ATGACCCTCAAGTGGACTTCCATCCTTCCCCTGGTCGCAGGGCTCCTGCTGCAGTCTTGCGGGGGCGGTGGAGGTGGCGGGTCCACCTCCGGAGGGGCGGGCGCCACGCCCGGCGACACCACCAGGCCTGTGGTCGTCTCCACCAACCCCTCCAACTTCGGGACGGGGGTTCCGGTCAACGCGGTCATCACCGCCACCTTCAGCGAAGCGCTGGATGCCTCCACGCCAGCCTCGGCCTTCACCCTCGCCCAGGGCTCGGCGCCTGTCGCCGGGACGGTCGCCTTCACCGGCGGCAACGCCACCTTCACGCCCTCCGCCAGGCTCGGCAACAGCCTGACCTACACGGCCACGCTGTCGACCAGCGTCCGGGATCTCGCCGGGAACGCCCTGGCCAGCCCCTTCAGCTGGAGCTTCATCACCAGCGACTGCAACGCCATCACCCTGGCCAAGCAGCTCAACCTGGGGGCCGTGGTCGGCGGGGTCGGATTCAAGGCCCTGGCCACGGATGGGACCTCCATCTACCTGTGGACCCAGGCGGACTTCACCGCCACCGTCGGCACCGTCTTCAAGATCGATCCCGTCAGCGGCCAGATCCTCAGCACCACGAATGTCCCGCTGGTGCCCATGTCGCCCACCAGCACCCCCAACGGCATCCAGTTCGTGGCCGACATCACCTGGCACAGCGGCGCGCTCTGGGCCACCGGCACCTACATCGGCCCGGGTGGGACCTTCCCCCAGGCGGTCTTCCGCATCAACCTGGCCACGGGCCTGGCCGAAAATCCGATCCCGGTCTCCGCCGGCCTCACCGGCGAAGTGACCATCCTGCAGGGCCTGGCCAGTGATGGCACGAACCTCTATGTCGCCATGGATCGCGAGCAGCAGACGACCGTGCCGCCCCACCTCATCGTCAAGTTCAATCCGGCCACCAGCTCGAAGATCCCCCTGTCTCCGGCCCTGGTCACCACGACCGGCCAGGCCACGCGCCTGGATTACGGCGGCGGGGCCCTGTGGGTCTTCAACAATCCGAACTTCCAGAAGAACGATCCCGGGTCCGGGGCGATCCTGGCCTCCTACTGCAAGACCGACGGAGGGGCCAACATCCTCTACCTGAACGGCTCCATCTGGTCCATCAAGGACACCGTCCTGATGGCCTACACGCTGCCCTGA